In Paraburkholderia caribensis, a single window of DNA contains:
- the murD gene encoding UDP-N-acetylmuramoyl-L-alanine--D-glutamate ligase, translated as MFGEKFRDRQKPMVLVLGLGESGLAMARWCARHGCRLRIADTREVPPNLSALEAHGIEGNFVGGPFSEVLLEGVELVAISPGLSPLAADLLPLIAAARDRDIPVWGELEFFAQALRTLGESGYAPKVIAITGTNGKTTTTSLTGLLCERAGKKVAVAGNISPAALDKLTEAIDNTALPDVWVLELSSFQLETAHTFEPDAAVILNITQDHLDWHGGLDAYAAAKGKIFGKNTVRVLNRDDARVMALAPSQPGGAQVVTFGVGEPARDGDLGLMRESGMVWLVDAHDRDATDEPTPTRRRKSESTTPPNIGLKRLMPADALRIRGLHNATNALAAFALARAIGLPGAPLLHGLREYRGEPHRVELIASIDGVDYVDDSKGTNVGATVAALDGLAQRVVLIAGGDGKGQEFDPLAEPVMRWCRAVMLIGRDAPQIRAALAHTGIAMTDHATLEEATRAASAVAQPGDAVLLSPACASFDMFKGYAHRAAVFKSAVEDIAAERGTMI; from the coding sequence ATGTTTGGCGAGAAGTTTCGGGATCGGCAAAAGCCGATGGTGCTCGTGCTGGGGCTCGGTGAATCGGGCCTCGCGATGGCGCGCTGGTGCGCGCGGCATGGTTGCCGCCTGCGCATTGCCGACACGCGCGAAGTGCCGCCGAACCTGTCTGCGCTCGAAGCGCATGGCATCGAGGGGAATTTCGTCGGCGGGCCGTTTTCCGAGGTGCTGCTCGAAGGCGTGGAGCTGGTTGCGATCAGCCCCGGCCTGTCGCCGCTCGCCGCCGATCTCCTGCCGCTGATCGCCGCCGCGCGCGACCGCGACATCCCCGTGTGGGGCGAACTCGAATTCTTCGCGCAGGCATTGCGCACGCTCGGCGAAAGCGGCTACGCGCCGAAGGTGATCGCGATCACGGGGACGAACGGCAAGACCACCACGACGAGTCTGACGGGCCTGTTGTGCGAGCGGGCGGGCAAGAAGGTCGCGGTCGCGGGCAACATCAGCCCGGCCGCGCTCGACAAGCTCACGGAAGCAATCGACAACACCGCGCTGCCCGACGTCTGGGTGCTCGAACTGTCGAGCTTCCAGCTGGAAACCGCGCACACGTTCGAGCCGGACGCCGCCGTGATCCTGAACATCACGCAGGATCATCTGGACTGGCACGGCGGTCTCGATGCTTACGCTGCGGCTAAGGGCAAGATTTTCGGCAAGAACACGGTGCGCGTGCTCAACCGCGACGACGCGCGCGTGATGGCGCTCGCGCCGTCGCAGCCAGGCGGCGCGCAGGTGGTGACCTTCGGCGTCGGCGAACCGGCGCGCGACGGCGACCTCGGCTTGATGCGCGAAAGCGGCATGGTCTGGCTCGTCGATGCGCACGACCGCGACGCGACCGACGAGCCCACGCCCACGCGCCGTCGCAAGAGCGAATCCACGACGCCGCCGAACATCGGGCTGAAGCGGCTGATGCCCGCTGACGCGCTGCGTATCCGCGGCTTGCATAACGCGACGAACGCGCTGGCCGCATTCGCGCTCGCGCGCGCCATCGGTCTGCCCGGCGCGCCGCTGCTGCACGGTTTGCGCGAGTATCGCGGCGAGCCGCATCGCGTCGAACTGATTGCGTCGATCGACGGTGTGGATTACGTCGACGACAGCAAGGGCACCAATGTCGGCGCGACGGTCGCGGCGCTCGACGGCCTCGCGCAGCGCGTCGTGCTGATCGCGGGCGGCGACGGCAAGGGCCAGGAGTTCGATCCGCTCGCCGAGCCGGTGATGCGCTGGTGCCGCGCGGTGATGCTGATCGGCCGCGACGCGCCGCAGATTCGCGCGGCGCTCGCGCATACGGGCATCGCGATGACCGATCACGCGACGCTCGAAGAAGCGACGCGCGCAGCCAGCGCGGTCGCGCAGCCGGGCGACGCCGTCTTGCTGTCGCCAGCGTGCGCCAGCTTCGACATGTTCAAGGGTTACGCGCACCGCGCCGCCGTGTTCAAGAGCGCGGTCGAAGACATCGCTGCCGAACGGGGGACGATGATATGA
- the mraY gene encoding phospho-N-acetylmuramoyl-pentapeptide-transferase, producing MLLALAQWLQNDVGFLRVFSYLTFRAVAATITALLIGLVCGPWVIRKLAQMKVGQAVRKDGPQTHLVKSGTPTMGGVLILIGIAVSTLLWADLTNRFIWIVMLVTFGFGVIGWVDDYRKVVYKDPRGMSSREKYFWQSVIGLFAAVYLAFSVSEASNVRVFDLFMAWVRSGLSMGLPARADLLLPFLKSMTYPLGVWGFIALTYFVIVGSSNAVNLTDGLDGLVIMPVVLVGSSLGVFAYVMGSAVYSKYLLFPHIAGAGEMLIFCSAMGGAGLAFLWFNTHPAQVFMGDVGALALGGALGTIAVIVRQEIVLFIMGGIFVAETVSVMLQVTWFKFTKARFGEGRRIFKMAPLHHHFELSGWKETQVVVRFWIITLMLCLFGLSTLKLR from the coding sequence ATGTTACTGGCGCTGGCGCAATGGCTGCAGAACGACGTAGGCTTTTTGCGCGTGTTCAGTTATCTGACGTTTCGTGCAGTCGCGGCGACGATCACCGCACTGCTGATCGGGCTCGTCTGCGGCCCGTGGGTGATTCGCAAGCTCGCGCAGATGAAAGTCGGCCAGGCCGTGCGCAAGGACGGCCCGCAGACGCACCTCGTGAAATCCGGCACGCCGACGATGGGCGGCGTGCTGATTCTGATCGGTATCGCCGTGTCCACGCTGTTGTGGGCCGACCTGACCAACCGCTTCATCTGGATCGTGATGCTCGTCACGTTCGGCTTCGGCGTGATCGGCTGGGTCGATGACTATCGCAAGGTCGTCTACAAGGACCCGCGCGGCATGTCGTCGCGCGAAAAGTATTTCTGGCAGTCGGTGATTGGCCTGTTCGCAGCCGTGTATCTCGCGTTCAGCGTGTCGGAAGCGAGCAACGTGCGCGTGTTCGACCTGTTCATGGCGTGGGTGCGCAGCGGTCTTTCGATGGGCCTGCCCGCCCGCGCCGACCTGTTGCTGCCGTTCCTCAAGTCGATGACCTATCCGCTCGGCGTGTGGGGCTTTATCGCGCTGACGTATTTCGTGATCGTCGGTTCGAGCAACGCAGTGAACCTCACCGATGGCCTCGACGGCCTCGTCATCATGCCCGTCGTGCTGGTCGGCTCGTCGCTCGGCGTGTTCGCGTACGTGATGGGCAGCGCGGTCTATTCGAAATACCTGCTGTTCCCGCACATTGCGGGCGCGGGCGAAATGCTGATTTTCTGCTCGGCGATGGGCGGGGCAGGCCTGGCGTTCCTCTGGTTCAACACGCACCCGGCGCAGGTGTTCATGGGCGACGTCGGCGCGCTCGCACTGGGCGGCGCGCTCGGCACGATCGCCGTGATCGTGCGTCAGGAAATCGTGCTGTTCATCATGGGCGGGATTTTCGTCGCCGAGACGGTGTCGGTGATGTTGCAGGTCACGTGGTTCAAGTTCACGAAGGCACGTTTTGGTGAAGGCCGTCGCATCTTCAAGATGGCGCCGCTGCATCACCACTTCGAATTGTCTGGCTGGAAGGAAACGCAAGTGGTGGTGCGCTTCTGGATCATCACGCTGATGTTGTGCCTGTTCGGTTTGTCCACGCTCAAGTTGCGTTAA
- a CDS encoding UDP-N-acetylmuramoyl-tripeptide--D-alanyl-D-alanine ligase produces the protein MMFTLREAAALIPGAKVTGDESVAFERVSTDSRSCGPGDLFVALKGDRFDAHDFLADVASRDVSAVLVTRTPDNFNVPALRVTGDTRTALGALANGWRRRFTMPLVAVTGSNGKTTVKEMISSIFAAAVGEQSRLATAGNFNNDVGLPLTLFRLNEAHQLAVVELGMNHPGETALLGTIAEPTVAVVNNAQREHQEFMATVEAVALEHASVIHALKPEGVAVFPANDAYAGIWRVAATGNRIVDFALNTNERTTEAAVQGTLDGNQLSIDTPEGHLDVTLQVLGAHNAHNALAATAAALASGVSLEAIKRGLEAFGAVKGRLQVKRAVLGAMAGATVIDDTYNANPDSMLAAIDVLAERPSPRVLVMGDMGEVGDNGPAFHREVGAYAKARGIDALYALGDASRDACAAYGSEAHHCDDAAALVAQLQQAGYGAAATYLVKGSRFMKMERVVDAVTSPQPAAPGNAPGAH, from the coding sequence ATGATGTTCACGCTGCGTGAAGCCGCCGCGCTGATTCCTGGCGCCAAAGTAACAGGCGACGAGTCGGTCGCATTCGAACGCGTCTCGACGGACAGCCGTTCGTGCGGTCCCGGCGATCTGTTCGTCGCGCTGAAGGGCGACCGTTTCGACGCGCACGATTTTCTGGCCGACGTCGCCTCGCGCGACGTGAGCGCGGTGCTCGTCACCCGCACGCCGGACAACTTCAACGTGCCCGCATTGCGCGTAACGGGCGACACGCGCACGGCGTTGGGCGCATTGGCCAACGGCTGGCGTCGCCGCTTTACGATGCCGCTCGTCGCGGTGACGGGCAGCAACGGCAAGACGACAGTCAAGGAAATGATCTCGTCGATCTTCGCGGCGGCTGTCGGCGAACAATCGCGTCTCGCCACGGCTGGCAACTTCAACAACGACGTCGGCTTGCCGCTGACGCTGTTCCGCCTGAACGAAGCGCATCAGCTCGCCGTCGTCGAACTCGGCATGAATCATCCGGGTGAAACGGCGCTGCTCGGCACGATTGCCGAGCCGACTGTCGCGGTCGTCAATAACGCGCAGCGCGAGCATCAGGAATTCATGGCGACTGTCGAGGCGGTCGCGCTCGAACACGCGAGCGTGATTCACGCGCTGAAGCCGGAAGGCGTCGCTGTGTTCCCGGCCAACGATGCTTACGCCGGTATCTGGCGCGTCGCGGCGACGGGCAATCGCATCGTCGATTTCGCGTTGAACACGAACGAACGCACGACGGAAGCTGCCGTCCAAGGCACGCTCGACGGCAATCAGTTGAGCATCGATACGCCCGAAGGCCATCTCGACGTCACGCTGCAAGTGCTCGGCGCGCACAACGCGCACAACGCGCTGGCAGCCACGGCGGCTGCGCTGGCGTCGGGTGTTTCGCTCGAAGCGATCAAGCGCGGTCTCGAAGCATTCGGCGCAGTGAAGGGCCGCTTGCAGGTGAAGCGCGCGGTACTCGGCGCGATGGCGGGCGCAACCGTGATCGACGACACGTACAACGCCAATCCCGATTCGATGCTCGCCGCCATCGACGTGCTCGCTGAGCGTCCGTCGCCGCGCGTGCTGGTGATGGGCGACATGGGCGAAGTCGGCGACAACGGCCCGGCGTTTCATCGCGAAGTCGGCGCGTACGCGAAGGCGCGCGGCATTGACGCGCTGTATGCGCTGGGCGATGCGTCGCGCGATGCCTGCGCCGCGTACGGCAGCGAAGCACACCATTGCGACGACGCGGCTGCGCTCGTCGCGCAATTGCAGCAGGCCGGTTACGGCGCGGCTGCGACGTATCTCGTGAAAGGCTCGCGTTTCATGAAAATGGAACGCGTGGTGGACGCCGTTACGAGTCCACAACCCGCTGCACCGGGCAACGCGCCCGGCGCACACTGA
- a CDS encoding UDP-N-acetylmuramoyl-L-alanyl-D-glutamate--2,6-diaminopimelate ligase produces the protein MSALRSSHPAQQQIADALAWLRARVQPGAHLHADTRKIAAGDVFLAYAVDGADNRPFIANAIERGAAAVLVQPEDFTGDIDPATTFAVPRLNELAGTIASAWYGDPSDAMRVIGVTGTNGKTSCTNWISAALTALGQPCAIIGTLGSGMPGHLVYTGFTTPDAPQLQRNLAQLRAAGAKAVAMEVSSHALHQGRVNGTAFSVAVFTNLTQDHLDYHGTFEAYEAAKARLFAWPELKAAVINADDEAGRRMIASTKGHAKTIAYALQSHADVQADASIVASNVRATATGTAFHIASDWGNTDIEVNTLGTFNVSNLLGVLGALLAADVPFDAAVAQLAKLESVNGRMERLGGRLQNDEPLVVIDFAHTPDALEKTLTALRPIADARGGKLICMFGCGGDRDATKRPLMGEIAERCADSVVVTSDNPRSENPQKIIEQIAAGMKDASKARRIEDRASAILQAVRCAAREDVIVLAGKGHESTQEIMGKKRAFSDQDHARLALAARVTHARGGGES, from the coding sequence ATGAGTGCGCTGCGTTCTTCTCATCCAGCGCAACAGCAGATTGCTGACGCGCTAGCCTGGCTGCGCGCACGCGTGCAGCCAGGTGCGCATTTGCACGCCGATACCCGCAAGATCGCGGCCGGCGACGTTTTCCTCGCGTACGCCGTTGACGGCGCCGACAACCGCCCTTTCATCGCGAACGCGATCGAGCGCGGCGCGGCTGCCGTGCTCGTTCAGCCAGAAGACTTCACGGGGGATATCGATCCCGCGACGACGTTCGCGGTGCCGCGCCTGAACGAACTGGCGGGCACGATCGCGAGTGCGTGGTACGGCGATCCGAGCGACGCGATGCGCGTGATCGGCGTGACGGGCACGAACGGCAAGACGTCGTGCACGAACTGGATTTCGGCCGCGTTGACGGCGCTTGGCCAGCCGTGCGCGATTATCGGCACGCTCGGCAGCGGCATGCCGGGCCACCTCGTGTACACAGGCTTCACGACGCCCGACGCGCCGCAACTGCAACGCAACCTCGCGCAGTTGCGCGCCGCGGGCGCCAAAGCGGTCGCGATGGAAGTGTCGTCGCACGCGCTGCATCAGGGCCGCGTGAACGGCACCGCGTTCAGCGTCGCCGTGTTCACGAATCTCACGCAAGATCATCTCGACTATCACGGCACGTTCGAAGCCTACGAAGCGGCGAAGGCGCGCCTGTTTGCGTGGCCGGAACTGAAGGCCGCCGTCATCAACGCCGATGACGAAGCGGGCCGTCGCATGATCGCGAGCACCAAAGGCCACGCGAAGACCATCGCCTACGCGCTTCAATCGCACGCCGACGTGCAGGCCGACGCGTCGATCGTCGCGTCCAACGTGCGTGCGACGGCGACGGGCACGGCGTTTCACATCGCGTCGGACTGGGGCAACACCGACATCGAAGTCAACACGCTCGGCACGTTCAACGTGAGCAATCTGCTCGGCGTGCTTGGCGCGCTGCTCGCAGCCGACGTGCCGTTCGACGCCGCTGTCGCGCAACTGGCGAAGCTCGAATCGGTGAACGGCCGGATGGAACGCCTCGGCGGCCGCCTGCAGAACGATGAGCCGCTCGTCGTGATCGACTTCGCGCACACGCCGGACGCGCTGGAAAAGACCTTGACGGCATTGCGCCCGATCGCGGATGCGCGCGGCGGCAAGCTGATCTGCATGTTCGGCTGTGGCGGCGACCGCGACGCGACCAAGCGCCCGCTGATGGGTGAAATCGCGGAGCGCTGCGCCGACAGCGTGGTCGTGACGAGCGACAACCCACGCAGCGAAAATCCGCAGAAAATCATCGAGCAGATCGCGGCCGGCATGAAGGACGCGTCGAAGGCGCGCCGCATCGAAGACCGCGCGAGCGCGATCCTGCAAGCCGTGCGTTGCGCGGCGCGCGAAGACGTCATCGTGCTGGCGGGCAAGGGGCACGAATCGACGCAGGAAATCATGGGCAAGAAGCGCGCGTTCTCGGATCAGGATCACGCGCGGCTCGCGCTGGCTGCTCGCGTCACGCATGCACGCGGAGGTGGCGAATCATGA
- a CDS encoding peptidoglycan D,D-transpeptidase FtsI family protein, which yields MKKSSNKNKSVAFSANPILSVRLPMWRSKLVVFLLFMAFVALTARAFWIQGPGNGFYQKQGESRYQRRLELPATRGKILDRNGLVLATSLPVRAIWAIPESVPDDLGADKLADLAKLLDMTQPELRKKLSEDKTFVYVKRQVPVEVAAKVEALNIPGIYQRNEYKRFYPEGEITAHLIGFTNVEDEGQEGVELGDQKLLAGMAGSRRVIKDRLGHIIEDVDEQVVPHNGQDVDLSIDSKIQYIAYTNLKAAVQKFKAKAGAAMVIDVQTGEVLALVNYPTYNPNDRSHLTGEQLRNRILTDTFEPGSIMKPFTVSLALDLHRVTPTTLVDTGGGRFVLDGAPITDDSGFGVLTVGGVIQKSSNIGATKIAMQLRPEEMWNMYTGIGLGQAPKVGFPGAAAGRLRPWKSWRRIEQATMSYGYGLSVSLFQLGRAYTAIANDGRILPVSIFRTPKDQPATGTQVFAPTTAREVRAMLETVVSPGGTSPDAAVPGYRVGGKSGTAYKHVGRGYDHSKYRASFVGMAPMPNPRIVVAVSVDEPTAGSHFGGQVSGPVFSSIVGDTLRSLNVPPDQPVKQMVVSDETNPAKPAAASQPAANGANGAKRLSTHAAPKKLQISDSTKNRPGVVR from the coding sequence ATGAAGAAATCGTCGAACAAGAACAAGAGCGTCGCGTTCTCGGCGAATCCGATTCTCTCGGTGCGCCTGCCGATGTGGCGCTCGAAGCTCGTCGTGTTCCTGCTCTTCATGGCGTTCGTCGCGCTGACGGCGCGGGCGTTCTGGATTCAGGGCCCGGGCAACGGTTTCTATCAGAAGCAGGGCGAAAGCCGCTATCAGCGCCGGCTGGAGTTGCCCGCCACGCGCGGCAAGATTCTCGACCGTAACGGCCTCGTGCTCGCGACGAGCCTGCCCGTGCGCGCAATCTGGGCGATTCCCGAGTCGGTGCCCGACGACCTCGGCGCGGACAAGCTCGCCGATCTCGCCAAGCTGCTCGACATGACGCAGCCGGAGCTGCGCAAGAAGCTGTCGGAAGACAAGACCTTCGTCTATGTGAAGCGCCAGGTGCCCGTCGAAGTGGCCGCGAAAGTGGAAGCGCTGAACATTCCGGGCATCTATCAGCGCAACGAGTACAAGCGCTTTTATCCGGAAGGCGAAATCACGGCTCACCTGATCGGCTTCACGAACGTCGAGGACGAGGGCCAGGAAGGCGTCGAACTGGGCGACCAGAAGCTGCTCGCGGGCATGGCGGGGAGCCGTCGCGTCATCAAGGACCGTCTCGGCCACATCATTGAAGACGTGGACGAGCAGGTTGTGCCGCACAACGGTCAGGACGTCGATCTGTCGATCGACAGCAAGATCCAGTACATCGCGTACACGAACCTGAAAGCGGCCGTGCAGAAGTTCAAGGCGAAAGCTGGCGCCGCGATGGTCATCGACGTGCAAACGGGCGAAGTGCTCGCGCTCGTCAATTACCCGACCTATAACCCGAACGATCGCTCGCATCTGACGGGAGAGCAGTTGCGCAACCGCATCCTGACCGACACGTTCGAGCCGGGCTCGATCATGAAACCGTTCACGGTGTCGCTCGCGCTCGATCTGCACCGCGTTACGCCGACTACACTGGTTGATACGGGTGGCGGCCGTTTCGTGCTGGACGGCGCGCCCATCACCGACGACTCGGGCTTCGGCGTGCTGACGGTGGGCGGCGTGATCCAGAAGTCGAGCAACATCGGCGCGACGAAGATCGCCATGCAGCTCCGGCCCGAAGAGATGTGGAACATGTACACGGGCATCGGTCTCGGCCAGGCGCCGAAGGTCGGTTTCCCGGGTGCGGCGGCGGGCCGTTTGCGCCCCTGGAAGAGCTGGCGCCGTATCGAGCAGGCGACGATGTCTTACGGCTACGGTCTGTCCGTGTCGCTGTTTCAGCTGGGCCGCGCCTACACGGCCATTGCGAACGACGGCCGGATTCTGCCCGTGTCGATTTTCCGCACGCCGAAAGACCAGCCGGCAACAGGCACGCAGGTCTTCGCGCCGACCACCGCGCGCGAAGTTCGCGCGATGCTCGAAACGGTCGTCTCGCCGGGCGGCACGTCGCCGGATGCAGCGGTGCCCGGCTATCGCGTCGGCGGCAAGTCGGGTACGGCGTACAAGCACGTGGGCCGTGGCTATGACCACAGCAAGTACCGCGCGTCGTTCGTCGGCATGGCGCCGATGCCGAATCCGCGCATCGTGGTGGCCGTGTCCGTCGACGAACCGACGGCGGGCAGCCACTTCGGCGGCCAGGTGTCGGGCCCGGTGTTTTCGTCGATCGTCGGCGACACGCTGCGCTCGCTGAACGTGCCGCCCGATCAGCCCGTCAAGCAGATGGTCGTATCGGACGAAACGAATCCCGCGAAGCCCGCCGCCGCGTCGCAGCCGGCCGCGAACGGTGCAAACGGTGCAAAGAGACTTTCGACGCATGCCGCGCCGAAGAAGCTGCAGATTTCAGACAGTACGAAGAACCGCCCCGGAGTAGTCAGATGA
- the ftsL gene encoding cell division protein FtsL, protein MNRLNIFLLIVVMGCALSVVNATNQQRQFFIQLQRAQSQERQLQQDYSQLQYQQSALSKTSRIEQIATDSLKMQGATTGRTQYLTLEAGSAKAEDAPIPVSAPTPASAAKARGATR, encoded by the coding sequence ATGAACCGTCTCAATATCTTCCTGCTGATCGTCGTGATGGGTTGTGCGCTTTCGGTCGTCAACGCGACCAATCAGCAGCGTCAGTTCTTTATCCAGTTGCAGCGCGCCCAATCGCAGGAGCGCCAGCTGCAGCAGGACTATTCGCAGCTTCAATATCAGCAGAGCGCGCTGTCGAAGACCTCGCGCATCGAGCAGATCGCGACCGATTCTCTAAAGATGCAGGGCGCGACCACGGGACGCACGCAATATCTGACGCTCGAAGCCGGCTCCGCCAAGGCCGAAGACGCGCCGATCCCGGTCTCGGCGCCGACTCCGGCGTCGGCCGCGAAAGCTCGTGGAGCCACGCGATGA
- the rsmH gene encoding 16S rRNA (cytosine(1402)-N(4))-methyltransferase RsmH, whose translation MAPAMSNELQHRTVLLEEAVNALVTRADGIYIDGTFGRGGHSRAVLAKLGESGRLIGFDKDPLAIATAQQIADPRFEIVHESFASLRDAMSERGVGRVSGVLLDLGVSSPQFDDPERGFSFRADGPLDMRMDPTRGESAADWLARATVQEMTEVIRDYGEERFAFQIAKALAARRAESDRLGPLVSTGELAQIVANVVKTREKGKDPATRTFQAIRIHINQELAELQVVLEAALSLLEQGGRLVVISFHSLEDRIVKRFMQAHSNAPAVDRRLPIRAVDLPSPPLKLIGRVFASDAEVAANPRARSAVMRVAERIAP comes from the coding sequence ATGGCGCCTGCGATGAGTAACGAATTGCAGCATCGCACGGTGCTGCTCGAAGAAGCGGTGAATGCGCTCGTCACGCGCGCGGACGGTATCTATATAGATGGCACGTTCGGGCGCGGCGGCCACAGCCGCGCGGTGCTGGCAAAGCTGGGCGAGTCAGGGCGCCTGATCGGATTCGACAAGGACCCGCTCGCCATTGCCACCGCGCAGCAGATCGCCGATCCGCGCTTCGAGATCGTGCATGAAAGTTTCGCATCACTGCGCGACGCGATGAGCGAGCGCGGGGTAGGGCGTGTGTCGGGAGTGTTGCTGGATCTGGGCGTGTCGTCGCCGCAGTTCGACGACCCGGAGCGGGGTTTCAGTTTCCGCGCCGACGGCCCGCTCGACATGCGGATGGACCCGACGCGCGGCGAGTCCGCTGCGGATTGGCTGGCGCGGGCCACGGTGCAGGAAATGACGGAGGTGATACGGGATTATGGGGAAGAACGGTTTGCTTTTCAGATTGCAAAGGCGCTTGCTGCTCGCCGGGCAGAGTCCGACCGTCTTGGGCCTCTCGTCAGCACGGGCGAGCTTGCCCAAATCGTGGCTAACGTCGTCAAAACCCGTGAGAAGGGTAAGGACCCGGCAACCCGCACCTTTCAAGCTATACGGATTCACATCAATCAAGAGCTTGCGGAGCTGCAAGTCGTACTAGAAGCAGCATTGTCGTTGCTGGAGCAAGGGGGGCGGCTGGTCGTGATCAGCTTTCATTCGCTCGAAGACCGGATCGTCAAGCGGTTCATGCAGGCGCACTCGAATGCGCCTGCTGTCGACCGCCGTCTGCCGATCCGCGCCGTCGACCTGCCGAGCCCGCCGCTCAAACTGATTGGCCGCGTATTCGCGAGCGACGCCGAAGTCGCCGCGAACCCGCGCGCCCGTTCCGCCGTGATGCGCGTCGCGGAGCGGATCGCGCCATGA
- the mraZ gene encoding division/cell wall cluster transcriptional repressor MraZ, producing the protein MFQGASALTLDAKGRMSVPSRYRDALQGQAEGRVTITRHPDGCLLLFPRPEWEVFRAKIVALPMEAKWFQRIFLGSAADVDLDTAGRVLIAPELRQAAKLEKEVMLLGMGSRFEIWDKETYDAQEQAAMSQGMPESLKNFTF; encoded by the coding sequence GTGTTCCAAGGGGCGTCAGCGCTGACACTCGATGCGAAGGGGCGGATGTCCGTCCCGTCTCGCTATCGTGATGCGCTGCAAGGACAGGCAGAAGGCCGAGTGACGATTACGCGTCACCCGGACGGCTGCCTGTTGCTGTTTCCGCGCCCTGAGTGGGAAGTCTTTCGCGCCAAGATCGTCGCGCTGCCGATGGAAGCCAAATGGTTTCAGCGCATTTTTCTCGGCAGTGCTGCGGATGTCGATCTGGACACGGCTGGCCGCGTGCTGATCGCGCCCGAGCTGCGCCAGGCGGCGAAGCTGGAAAAAGAAGTGATGTTGCTGGGAATGGGAAGCCGGTTCGAGATTTGGGACAAGGAAACCTACGACGCGCAGGAACAGGCGGCGATGTCGCAGGGCATGCCCGAGTCTCTGAAGAACTTCACATTTTGA
- the coq7 gene encoding 2-polyprenyl-3-methyl-6-methoxy-1,4-benzoquinone monooxygenase yields MLLDDLINEFDRGLRSMTGVSRMSRPLPVPPASTEPVELTDEERAHAAGLMRVNHVGEVCAQALYQAQKLATRSPALKQAFEHAAREEEDHLAWTYKRLEALNSRPSLLNPLWYAGALAIGLAAGRLGDRVSLGFMAETERQVELHLDGHLTTLPEGDHESRAIVEQMRIDEAAHGKAATDAGGVELPFPARALMRAASKIMTRTAYHV; encoded by the coding sequence ATGCTGCTTGATGATTTGATTAATGAGTTCGATCGGGGTTTACGCTCAATGACCGGGGTGTCGCGCATGTCGCGTCCGCTACCCGTGCCGCCCGCTTCGACAGAGCCAGTCGAGCTGACTGATGAAGAGCGCGCGCACGCAGCAGGACTGATGCGCGTGAATCACGTCGGCGAGGTGTGCGCGCAAGCGCTGTATCAGGCGCAAAAACTGGCAACGCGCTCGCCCGCGCTCAAGCAGGCCTTCGAGCACGCCGCGCGCGAAGAGGAAGATCATCTGGCGTGGACGTACAAGCGCCTCGAAGCGCTCAATTCGCGTCCAAGCCTGCTCAATCCGCTCTGGTATGCTGGCGCCCTTGCAATCGGTCTTGCGGCTGGCCGCCTTGGTGATCGCGTGAGCCTCGGCTTCATGGCGGAAACGGAGCGGCAGGTGGAACTGCATCTGGATGGCCATCTGACCACGCTGCCGGAAGGCGATCACGAGTCGCGCGCGATCGTCGAACAAATGCGTATCGATGAAGCCGCGCACGGCAAGGCCGCAACGGATGCGGGCGGCGTCGAGTTACCGTTCCCGGCGCGCGCGCTGATGCGGGCCGCGTCGAAGATCATGACCCGCACGGCGTATCACGTGTAG